A section of the Acidimicrobiales bacterium genome encodes:
- a CDS encoding cupin domain-containing protein — translation MAGVEIRDFSSPDETRSPEKTTVELVSLAGGQIGRYTFAPGWRWSECIKPAVGTESCQIEHIGYVVSGRLRIEHEDGSEGEAEPGAVYRVSPGHDAWVIGDEPAVFVEFQGAANYAKP, via the coding sequence ATGGCCGGAGTGGAGATTCGCGACTTCTCGTCCCCCGATGAGACACGCAGTCCAGAGAAGACCACCGTCGAACTGGTGAGCCTGGCCGGCGGTCAGATCGGCCGGTACACCTTTGCACCCGGGTGGCGGTGGTCCGAGTGCATCAAGCCGGCCGTCGGCACCGAGAGCTGCCAGATCGAGCACATCGGCTACGTCGTCTCGGGCCGGCTGCGCATCGAGCACGAGGACGGGAGCGAGGGCGAGGCGGAACCTGGCGCCGTGTACCGGGTCTCACCCGGTCATGACGCCTGGGTGATCGGTGACGAACCTGCGGTGTTCGTGGAGTTCCAAGGCGCAGCCAACTACGCCAAGCCCTGA
- a CDS encoding glycerol-3-phosphate acyltransferase, translated as MPATAVTAGTATTPAARRTGPAGLAGAAVAGYLLGTLPSADAAARLAASGRDLRTEGTGNPGGANALVVLGRAWGYGVMGVDIAKGAAACGAGRRLAGEAGAHVAGTAAVIGHCFPVWNGFRGGKGVAASVGQCLATFPVYVPFDLGLAWLTATPQWGRTVGTRTLVATAVASSAWVGAAAVWWRKGWPNGWAPRATAGLPVAAVASSAVILSRFTAALRRTKAAG; from the coding sequence ATGCCTGCGACCGCCGTCACGGCCGGCACCGCCACCACGCCCGCCGCCCGCCGCACGGGACCGGCCGGGCTGGCCGGGGCGGCCGTGGCCGGCTACCTCCTCGGCACGCTGCCCTCGGCCGACGCTGCTGCCCGCCTCGCCGCTTCGGGCCGGGACCTGCGAACCGAGGGCACCGGGAACCCCGGCGGCGCCAATGCCCTGGTCGTCCTGGGTCGGGCGTGGGGGTACGGGGTGATGGGGGTCGACATCGCCAAAGGGGCGGCCGCGTGCGGCGCGGGGCGCCGCCTGGCGGGGGAGGCGGGCGCCCACGTCGCCGGCACGGCGGCCGTGATCGGCCACTGCTTCCCCGTGTGGAACGGCTTCCGGGGTGGCAAGGGGGTGGCGGCCAGCGTGGGTCAGTGCCTGGCGACGTTCCCGGTGTACGTCCCCTTCGACCTCGGCCTGGCCTGGCTCACCGCCACTCCGCAGTGGGGCCGTACCGTCGGCACCCGGACGCTGGTCGCCACCGCCGTGGCGTCGTCGGCCTGGGTCGGGGCGGCAGCGGTGTGGTGGCGCAAGGGGTGGCCGAACGGGTGGGCTCCCCGGGCCACCGCCGGGCTTCCTGTCGCAGCCGTGGCGTCCAGTGCCGTCATCCTGTCCCGCTTCACCGCCGCCCTCCGCCGGACGAAGGCGGCCGGGTGA
- a CDS encoding DegV family protein, protein MIGLCTDSNAQVPPDLRQRYGVEVVPLTVTVDGIDHLEGVDLDADGFYALFAGGATPSVATAAPSPGRFGAAYEALVRRGATEILSVHIGSAISATLNAAHLAARDAPVPVRLVDTGTASFGVACCVWEAAEAVAAGAGLVEAAAVAEAVAARTGNVFVVQAVDLVRRGGRMGAAAQDALEEAAVPVLRLLGGSYQPVAQAHTVDEAVAAMASAVLGGGERLRVGISVADAAGGPLRKALERRLAGAPEILDMVRYRVGPSVGVHTGPGTAGAMWYPTGFGSRAGGMRSSPT, encoded by the coding sequence GTGATCGGACTCTGCACCGACTCGAACGCCCAGGTGCCGCCCGATCTGCGGCAGCGGTACGGCGTGGAGGTCGTGCCCCTCACGGTCACCGTCGACGGGATCGACCACCTCGAGGGCGTCGACCTCGATGCCGACGGGTTCTACGCCCTGTTCGCCGGCGGGGCGACACCGTCGGTCGCCACGGCCGCGCCCTCTCCCGGTCGCTTCGGCGCCGCCTACGAGGCGCTCGTTCGTCGGGGGGCCACCGAGATCCTGTCGGTGCACATCGGCTCCGCCATCTCCGCGACGCTGAACGCCGCCCACCTGGCCGCTCGCGACGCGCCGGTGCCGGTGCGGCTGGTCGACACGGGCACGGCGTCGTTCGGCGTGGCCTGCTGCGTGTGGGAGGCGGCCGAGGCGGTGGCGGCCGGGGCCGGGCTGGTCGAGGCGGCGGCGGTGGCCGAGGCGGTGGCTGCCCGCACCGGCAACGTCTTTGTGGTCCAGGCGGTGGACCTCGTGCGTCGGGGCGGCCGCATGGGTGCCGCCGCCCAGGATGCCTTGGAGGAGGCCGCCGTGCCCGTGCTGCGCCTGCTCGGCGGGTCCTACCAGCCGGTGGCCCAGGCCCACACGGTGGACGAGGCGGTCGCCGCCATGGCCTCCGCCGTCCTGGGCGGCGGTGAGCGCCTCCGTGTCGGCATCAGCGTGGCCGACGCCGCCGGCGGGCCCCTCCGCAAGGCGCTGGAGCGCCGCCTGGCCGGCGCTCCCGAGATCCTCGACATGGTGCGCTACAGGGTCGGGCCGAGCGTGGGCGTCCACACCGGACCGGGCACGGCGGGCGCCATGTGGTACCCCACCGGCTTCGGATCCCGGGCCGGCGGCATGAGGTCGTCCCCCACCTGA
- a CDS encoding DUF2017 family protein, translated as MGWVFTRLPDGDLALDISANEREVLQSLPGQLAEVLRESPDQPALVRLAPPAYTEDADHEAEYRHYMGDDLRRRQLAALAVMSESAGATRLSPEQAEGWLSALNSLRLVLGTQLDVGEDVDDELHQLDGYDDPDDSGDPDDPDGAGAGAGGAGDERGQALNLYRYLSMLLQELVEAMSEGLPDVPDEPGAA; from the coding sequence ATGGGGTGGGTCTTCACGCGCCTGCCCGACGGCGACCTGGCGCTCGACATCAGCGCGAACGAACGCGAGGTGCTCCAGTCGCTCCCCGGACAGCTGGCTGAGGTGCTCCGGGAGTCTCCGGACCAGCCCGCCCTCGTCCGGCTGGCCCCGCCCGCCTACACCGAGGACGCGGACCACGAGGCCGAGTACCGGCACTACATGGGCGACGACCTGCGTCGGCGGCAGCTGGCCGCCCTGGCCGTCATGAGCGAGTCGGCCGGCGCCACCCGCCTGAGCCCGGAGCAGGCCGAGGGATGGCTGTCGGCGCTGAACAGCCTCCGGCTGGTGCTGGGGACGCAGCTCGACGTGGGCGAGGACGTCGACGACGAGCTCCACCAGCTCGATGGGTACGACGACCCCGACGACTCCGGCGACCCGGATGACCCGGATGGAGCCGGGGCGGGCGCGGGCGGCGCCGGCGACGAGCGGGGCCAGGCCCTGAATCTGTACCGCTACCTCTCCATGCTGCTCCAGGAGCTCGTGGAGGCCATGTCGGAAGGGCTCCCCGACGTGCCCGACGAACCCGGGGCCGCCTGA
- the clpS gene encoding ATP-dependent Clp protease adapter ClpS — MRAVSTLAPAEIKEPTSDDVAEPDRPWVVIVWNDPINLMSYVTFVFQKLFGYSREKATKLMLDVHQKGRAVVSSGPRERAEMDVFRLHEHGLWATMEHDV, encoded by the coding sequence ATGAGGGCGGTGTCCACGCTCGCGCCCGCCGAGATCAAGGAACCGACATCCGACGATGTCGCCGAACCCGACCGACCCTGGGTCGTGATCGTGTGGAACGACCCGATCAACCTGATGTCGTACGTCACCTTCGTGTTCCAGAAGCTGTTCGGCTACTCACGGGAGAAGGCCACCAAGCTGATGCTCGACGTGCACCAGAAGGGCCGGGCGGTGGTTTCCAGCGGGCCTCGGGAACGGGCCGAGATGGACGTGTTCCGCCTCCATGAGCACGGCCTGTGGGCCACCATGGAGCACGACGTCTGA
- a CDS encoding COX15/CtaA family protein, which translates to MARRTVTPDAYRRVTLLATAALGFIMVTGGAVRLTGSGLGCPDWPNCEQGRLVAPLEFQPMVEFVNRCVTGLVSVAIILAVLGSLRRSPRRRDLVGLSLGLVGGVVAQIVLGKFTVKYDLDPKFVMAHFILSIVMLANAVVLHWRAGQPDRGQVRPLVTSEVLWLGRLITATTALVVFLGTVVTGAGPHGGDEMARRFDVSLHRAAQIHGMTVVLLLAEVIATLVVLRRTEAPPAVRRRGAVLLGVLLAQGTVGYVQYFTGVPVLLVGIHIAGAVTVWAAALWFLLGLEERERAGGTGDEQIGRRRQLVGT; encoded by the coding sequence ATGGCACGCCGCACGGTCACACCGGACGCCTACCGGCGGGTGACGCTCCTCGCCACGGCCGCCCTCGGCTTCATCATGGTGACCGGCGGCGCCGTCCGCCTCACGGGATCGGGGCTCGGGTGCCCGGACTGGCCGAACTGCGAGCAGGGGCGTCTGGTGGCGCCTCTCGAGTTCCAGCCCATGGTGGAGTTCGTGAACCGCTGCGTGACCGGCCTGGTGTCCGTCGCCATCATCCTGGCCGTGCTCGGGTCGCTGCGGCGCTCGCCCCGCCGCAGGGATCTGGTCGGGCTCTCTCTCGGGCTGGTGGGCGGCGTCGTCGCCCAGATCGTGCTCGGCAAGTTCACCGTGAAGTACGACCTCGACCCCAAGTTCGTGATGGCCCACTTCATCCTGTCGATCGTGATGCTGGCCAATGCCGTGGTCCTGCACTGGCGGGCCGGCCAGCCCGACCGCGGGCAGGTACGTCCCCTGGTCACCTCCGAGGTCCTGTGGCTCGGCCGCCTGATCACGGCGACCACGGCCCTGGTCGTCTTCCTGGGCACGGTCGTCACCGGCGCCGGTCCCCACGGTGGCGACGAGATGGCCCGCCGATTCGACGTCTCCCTGCACCGGGCCGCCCAGATCCACGGCATGACGGTCGTGCTCCTCCTCGCCGAGGTGATCGCCACGCTCGTCGTGCTGCGTCGGACCGAGGCTCCGCCCGCCGTGCGCCGGCGCGGCGCCGTGCTCCTCGGTGTGCTGCTGGCCCAGGGGACGGTTGGGTACGTCCAGTACTTCACCGGTGTGCCCGTCCTGCTGGTGGGCATCCACATCGCCGGGGCCGTCACGGTCTGGGCCGCCGCCCTGTGGTTCCTCCTCGGGCTGGAGGAGCGCGAGCGTGCCGGCGGCACGGGCGACGAGCAGATCGGGCGGCGCCGGCAGCTGGTGGGTACCTGA
- a CDS encoding heme o synthase, with amino-acid sequence MAVTAASVRSRSRVSAYVALTKPRIIELLLVTTVPTMVVAARGLPSGWLVLATLAGGTMAAGGANAINMYVDRDIDRIMKRTRNRPLVTGEIEPVNALAFAVGLEIAAFALLWTTVNPISAVLAVSATLFYVFVYTLWLKRTSPSNIVIGGAAGAVPVLVGWSAVTGGLGLAPVVLFALIFVWTPPHFWALAIRYRDDYAAAEVPMLPAVASLDETCRQIERYTVAVVAVSLLLGPVAHLGDLYAVAAAVLGAVFLGRAVQLRRDPSAKRAMQLFTWSITYVTLLFSAMALDQLLRSL; translated from the coding sequence ATGGCAGTGACCGCCGCTTCGGTTCGATCGCGATCGCGCGTCTCGGCGTACGTGGCGCTCACCAAGCCCCGCATCATCGAGCTGCTCCTCGTCACCACCGTCCCCACCATGGTGGTGGCCGCGCGCGGCCTTCCGTCCGGGTGGCTGGTGCTCGCCACCCTGGCCGGGGGCACGATGGCGGCGGGTGGGGCGAACGCCATCAACATGTACGTCGACCGGGACATCGACCGGATCATGAAGCGCACGCGCAACCGCCCGCTCGTGACGGGCGAGATCGAGCCGGTCAACGCCCTCGCCTTCGCGGTCGGCCTCGAGATCGCCGCCTTCGCCCTGCTGTGGACGACGGTCAACCCCATCAGCGCCGTGCTGGCCGTGAGCGCGACCCTGTTCTACGTCTTCGTCTACACGCTCTGGCTGAAGCGCACCTCGCCGAGCAACATCGTCATCGGCGGGGCGGCCGGTGCGGTTCCCGTGCTGGTGGGCTGGTCGGCGGTCACCGGCGGCCTCGGTCTCGCGCCCGTCGTGTTGTTCGCCCTGATCTTCGTGTGGACCCCGCCGCACTTCTGGGCACTCGCCATCCGGTACCGCGACGACTACGCGGCGGCCGAGGTCCCCATGCTCCCGGCGGTGGCGTCCCTCGACGAGACATGCCGCCAGATCGAGCGCTACACCGTCGCCGTCGTCGCCGTATCCCTCCTGCTGGGCCCCGTCGCCCACCTCGGCGACCTCTACGCCGTCGCCGCCGCCGTCCTCGGCGCGGTCTTCCTCGGGAGGGCCGTGCAGTTGCGGCGGGACCCCTCCGCCAAGCGGGCCATGCAGCTGTTCACCTGGTCGATCACCTACGTGACCCTGCTGTTCTCGGCCATGGCCCTGGACCAGCTCCTGCGATCTCTTTGA
- a CDS encoding cbb3-type cytochrome c oxidase subunit I: MTITETRPDAPAPVDAPPPAGSEGFAATADHKLLGLLFLGGALLFFIVGGVVGMVLRGELADEGVSIIGGSYNRLFSLHATVTALLFLPPAWIGLATYVVPLQIGSGRLALPRLHAFAAWLFLLGGALMVAGYILGPPVGLGLANSVPTAAPAHGANNANALVIVAMAMVATATVLAAVDLAVTVLKLRTPGLTLRRLPMFSWATLVSSLVTVLSTPVFIGGLVLLYLDQRFGGTFFAPGNVAGRTVWQHSLWLFGRPEIYLLVLPGLGAASDIVATHCRRPLVSLAAARTAIAMFGVLSFGSWAAGTKVADALVLPTYTPLTTLVLVPLAIVTLVWFATLAKGRPQPHPSVLFVIGAVLLVAVGALHALAAAAAEVHGRAWTTGHLHTVVFGSPTLLLAGAVYHWAPKLFGRELSAGMGRLAALGLFGGFFLMGLGSYLLGYDGGPAHVKDFSFSASATTYSLLAAVGGVVVLLGALAMLADVMVAGAGRSVASGPDDPYEGLTLEWATPSPPPPGGADSVPEVRSAYPLLDLRSTAEAPRG, encoded by the coding sequence ATGACCATCACCGAGACACGACCCGACGCGCCAGCGCCTGTCGACGCCCCGCCTCCCGCCGGGAGCGAGGGGTTCGCGGCAACGGCCGACCACAAGCTGCTCGGGCTGCTGTTCCTCGGCGGCGCCCTCCTCTTCTTCATCGTGGGCGGCGTTGTCGGCATGGTGCTGCGGGGCGAGCTGGCCGACGAAGGCGTCTCGATCATCGGCGGCAGCTACAACCGACTGTTCTCCCTGCACGCGACGGTGACGGCGCTGCTCTTCCTGCCGCCGGCGTGGATCGGGTTGGCCACCTACGTGGTGCCGCTCCAGATCGGGTCGGGCCGCTTGGCCCTCCCACGGCTCCACGCCTTCGCGGCGTGGCTGTTCCTGCTCGGCGGCGCCCTGATGGTGGCCGGATACATCCTCGGACCGCCCGTCGGTCTGGGCCTCGCCAACTCGGTACCCACGGCGGCGCCCGCCCACGGCGCCAACAACGCCAACGCCCTCGTCATCGTGGCCATGGCGATGGTGGCGACGGCCACGGTGCTGGCGGCCGTCGACCTCGCCGTCACCGTCCTGAAGCTGCGCACCCCGGGCCTCACGCTTCGCCGGCTGCCCATGTTCTCGTGGGCCACGCTCGTATCCAGTCTGGTCACGGTGCTGTCCACCCCGGTGTTCATCGGAGGCCTCGTCCTGCTCTACCTGGACCAGCGCTTCGGAGGGACGTTCTTCGCTCCCGGGAACGTCGCCGGCCGCACCGTGTGGCAGCACAGTCTGTGGCTGTTCGGGCGCCCGGAGATCTACCTGCTCGTCCTGCCCGGGCTCGGCGCCGCGTCCGACATCGTGGCCACACACTGCCGCCGGCCGCTCGTGAGCCTGGCCGCCGCCCGCACCGCCATCGCCATGTTCGGCGTCCTGTCGTTCGGATCGTGGGCGGCCGGCACCAAGGTCGCCGACGCCCTCGTGCTCCCCACCTACACCCCGCTCACCACGCTCGTGCTCGTCCCTCTGGCCATCGTCACGCTCGTCTGGTTCGCCACGCTGGCCAAGGGTCGCCCGCAACCCCACCCGAGCGTCCTTTTCGTGATCGGCGCCGTGCTCCTCGTCGCGGTCGGTGCGCTCCATGCACTCGCCGCCGCGGCGGCCGAGGTGCACGGGAGGGCATGGACCACGGGCCACCTCCACACCGTCGTCTTCGGCAGCCCGACGCTGCTCCTGGCCGGGGCGGTCTACCACTGGGCGCCCAAGCTGTTCGGTCGCGAGCTCTCGGCCGGCATGGGGCGCCTCGCTGCTCTCGGGCTGTTCGGTGGCTTCTTCCTCATGGGACTCGGGAGCTACCTCCTCGGCTATGACGGCGGCCCCGCCCACGTGAAGGACTTCTCCTTCAGCGCCAGCGCCACCACGTACAGCCTGTTGGCGGCGGTGGGTGGCGTCGTCGTGCTGCTCGGGGCCTTGGCCATGCTCGCCGACGTGATGGTGGCGGGCGCCGGTCGCAGTGTGGCGTCGGGTCCGGACGATCCCTACGAAGGACTCACCCTCGAGTGGGCCACGCCGTCTCCACCGCCCCCGGGCGGCGCCGACAGCGTTCCCGAGGTCCGTTCCGCGTATCCCCTTCTCGACCTGCGCTCGACCGCCGAGGCGCCCCGTGGCTGA